From Tachysurus fulvidraco isolate hzauxx_2018 chromosome 10, HZAU_PFXX_2.0, whole genome shotgun sequence, one genomic window encodes:
- the LOC113654905 gene encoding protocadherin alpha-C2-like has product MGVHMNAGCFRRYVSSVILFSAMIHTSFTVTHYSIPEEMEEGSVVANLATDLGLDVDTLIKRKVRLDVIANKKYLDINKEKGELYILEKIDREHLCPAKTTTTCFLKMEVIVENPVRIFYIELEITDINDNNPHFRRDTIHLDILESTPAGERFSVSNAVDSDVGSNSVKTYYLSESDHFGIEIQSGRDGSKFADLTLKKSLDREVQAVHNLILTAVDGGVPTRSGTANIVVRVQDTNDNAPKFDRENYTINVTENSPIGSLVVKLNATDLDEGSNSDIAYSFGLYTSEKAQEAFSLSPNTGEIRVKETINYEDFRIYNMEIIAKDKGTNSLSGQCKITIMITDMNDNHPEISVRSFSNPVKEDIAVGTVIAVISVSDKDSGENGQIDVHIPENLPFALKESSENYYELEVSEPLDREKVAEYDITFTVTDRGNPPLSDNETVTLELLDVNDNVPQFPQSFYTIQVVENNPPGALLSSLTAHDPDLHENQYLVYFIIEKEIVNTSMSMLFSINPENGNLYALKTFDYEIEKEFLFHIEARDSGVPPLSSNVTVHIIIMDQNDNTPVIVSPWRAHGSVVEEKIPRSTDKGTLIAKVIAIDTDSVHNSRITYQFLQNTDATLFSLDQYNGEIRTTRMFSYRDSRHQRLVVIAKDNGEPSLSSTLTIKLSTVETALKSYADMTEVPLEYDIFSDLNLYLVIGLGSVSFLLLITILVTIVLKCQKPKASKGAPPCRNSVISERNSTIADSTLVSNDAYWYSLFLAETRKGKLVVRQPVPKGSRYFVSSIPRSTGLTETSDSAASTLQVIYS; this is encoded by the coding sequence ATGGGGGTTCACATGAACGCGGGGTGCTTTAGAAGGTATGTCTCGAGTGTTATCTTATTCTCTGCAATGATTCACACATCGTTTACTGTAACTCACTATTCTATACCTGAAGAGATGGAAGAAGGATCCGTTGTAGCAAATCTCGCCACAGATTTAGGGCTGGATGTAGATACATTGATTAAACGTAAAGTGCGACTAGATGTTATCGCTAATAAGAAATATCTCGatataaacaaagaaaaggGGGAGCTCTACATATTAGAAAAGATTGATCGTGAACATCTTTGTCCAGCTAAAACAACAACgacatgttttttaaaaatggaagtGATTGTGGAAAATCCTGTGCGTATATTTTACATAGAATTAGAAATAACTGATATTAATGACAATAATCCTCATTTCCGACGTGACACTATTCATTTGGATATTTTGGAATCGACGCCAGCAGGTGAAAGATTTTCTGTCAGCAATGCGGTGGATTCTGATGTTGGATCTAATTCGGTTAAGACTTATTATCTAAGCGAAAGCGATCACTTTGGAATAGAGATACAGTCGGGCAGAGACGGCTCTAAATTTGCTGATTTAACTTTGAAAAAGTCTTTAGACCGTGAGGTTCAAGCTGTCCATAATCTGATTCTTACTGCTGTGGATGGCGGAGTTCCGACGCGCTCTGGTACAGCCAACATCGTTGTTCGAGTGCAGGATACAAACGACAACGCACCCAAGTTTGATCGGGAAAACTATACAATTAATGTCACAGAGAACTCCCCTATAGGAAGCCTCGTCGTTAAATTAAATGCAACTGACTTAGATGAAGGCTCTAACTCAGATATAGCATACTCTTTCGGCCTATACACTTCGGAAAAAGCTCAAGAAGCTTTTAGTTTAAGTCCAAACACTGGTGAGATAAGAGTTAAAGAAACGATTAATTATGAGGATTTCCGAATTTATAACATGGAGATTATAGCAAAGGATAAGGGCACTAATTCATTATCAGGACAATGTAAAATAACCATTATGATTACAGACATGAATGACAATCATCCAGAAATTTCAGTGCGATCTTTTTCAAATCCGGTTAAAGAAGACATCGCTGTAGGCACAGTTATTGCAGTGATTAGTGTAAGTGACAAAGACTCGGGTGAAAATGGCCAAATTGATGTTCATATACCTGAAAATTTACCTTTTGCACTAAAAGAATCATCCGAGAATTATTACGAGCTCGAGGTATCTGAACCACTGGACCGTGAAAAAGTAGCAGAATATGACATCACATTTACCGTTACTGACCGAGGAAACCCTCCGTTATCTGATAATGAAACAGTAACTTTAGAATTGTTGGACGTTAATGACAACGTGCCACAGTTTCCACAATCATTTTATACCATACAGGTTGTGGAAAACAATCCACCCGGAGCTTTACTGAGTTCCCTCACCGCTCATGACCCAGATCTCCATGAAAATCAGTATCTCGTTTATTTcataatagaaaaagaaatagtaAATACTTCTATGTCCATGCTGTTTTCTATTAATCCAGAGAACGGTAATCTTTACGCACTAAAAACATTTGACTATGAGATAGAGAAGGAGTTTCTTTTCCATATTGAAGCTAGGGACTCTGGGGTTCCTCCTCTCAGCAGTAACGTAACTGTTCACATTATTATCATGGACCAGAACGACAACACTCCTGTTATAGTGTCTCCATGGCGCGCACATGGCTCAGTGGTTGAGGAAAAAATACCGAGATCCACCGATAAAGGAACTCTGATAGCCAAAGTAATTGCTATAGACACTGACTCAGTGCACAACTCTAGGATTACTTATCAATTTCTTCAGAACACTGATGCTACATTATTCAGTTTGGACCAGTACAATGGAGAGATCAGAACAACGAGAAtgttcagttacagagactcacgcCACCAGCGGCTGGTGGTGATCGCCAAGGATAACGGAGagccctctctctcctctacacTCACCATCAAACTGTCCACAGTGGAGACTGCACTGAAAAGCTATGCTGACATGACTGAAGTGCCTTTAGAATATGACATCTTTTCAGATTTAAATCTGTATCTGGTAATTGGACTGGGTTCAGTTTCATTCCTTTTACTGATCACCATATTGGTGACCATCGTGCTGAAGTGTCAGAAGCCGAAGGCCAGTAAAGGTGCTCCTCCCTGTAGGAACAGTGTGATCAGTGAGAGGAACTCTACCATCGCAGATTCTACTCTGGTGTCCAACGATGCCTATTGGTACAGTTTATTTCTAGCAGAGACCAGAAAGGGAAAGCTGGTAGTTAGACAACCTGTGCCAAAGGGGTCAAGATACTTTGTGTCCAGTATACCGAGGAGCACAGGACTGACTGAGACTAGTGACTCAGCTGCATCAACTTTACAGGTAATATACTCTTAG
- the LOC113654903 gene encoding protocadherin alpha-C2-like isoform X13 yields MNAGCFRRYVSSVILFSAMIQTSLTVTQYSIPEEMEEGSVVANLATDLGLDLDTLINRKVRLDVIANKKYLDINKEKGELYILEKIDREHLCPAKTTCFLKMEVIVENPVRIFYIELEITDINDNNPHFRRDTIHLDILESTPAGERFSVSNAVDSDVGSNSVKTYYLSESDHFGIEIQSVRDGSKFADLVLKKSLDREVQAVHNLILTAVDGGVPTRSGTANIVVRVQDTNDNAPKFDQESYTINVTENSPIGSLVVKLNATDLDEGSNSDIAYSFGLYTSEKAQEAFSLSPNTGEIRVKETINYEDFRIYNMEIIAKDKGTNSLSGQCKITIMITDMNDNHPEISVRSFSNPVKEDIAVGTVIAVISVSDKDSGENGQTDVHIPENLPFALKESSENYYEIEVSEPLDREKVAEYDITFTVTDRGNPPLSDNETVTLELLDVNDNVPQFPQSFYTIKVVENNPPGALLSSLTAHDPDLHENQYLVYFIIEKEIVNTSMSMLFSINPENGNLYALKTFDYEIEKEFLFHIEARDSGVPPLSSNVTVHIIIMDQNDNTPVIVSPWRAHGSVVEEKIPRSTDKGTLIAKVIAIDTDSVHNSRITYQFLQNTDATLFSLDQYNGEIRTTRMFSYRDSRHQRLVLIAKDNGEPSLSSTLTIKLSTVETALKSYADMTEVPLEYDIFSDLNLYLVIGLGSVSFLLLITILVTIVLKCQKPKASKGAPPCRNSVISERNSTVADSTLVSNDAYWYSLFLAETRKGKLVVRQPVPKGSRYIVSSIPRSTGLTETSDSAASTLQYSK; encoded by the coding sequence ATGAACGCGGGGTGCTTTAGAAGGTATGTCTCGAGTGTTATCTTATTCTCTGCTATGATTCAAACATCGTTAACTGTCACGCAGTATTCTATCCCTGAAGAGATGGAAGAAGGATCCGTGGTAGCAAATCTCGCCACCGATTTAGGGCTGGATTTAGATACATTGATTAACCGTAAAGTGCGACTAGATGTTATCGCTAATAAGAAATATCTCGatataaacaaagaaaaggGGGAGCTCTACATATTAGAAAAGATTGATCGTGAACATCTTTGTCCAGCTAAAAcaacatgttttttaaaaatggaagtGATTGTGGAAAATCCTGTGCGCATATTTTACATAGAATTAGAAATAACTGATATTAATGACAATAATCCTCATTTCCGTCGTGACACTATTCATTTGGACATTTTGGAATCGACGCCAGCAGGTGAAAGATTTTCTGTCAGCAATGCGGTGGATTCTGATGTTGGATCTAATTCGGTTAAAACATATTATCTAAGTGAAAGCGATCACTTTGGTATAGAGATACAGTCTGTTAGAGACGGCTCAAAATTTGCTGATTTAGTTTTGAAAAAGTCTTTAGACCGTGAGGTTCAAGCTGTCCATAATCTGATTCTTACTGCTGTGGATGGCGGAGTTCCGACGCGCTCTGGTACAGCCAACATCGTTGTTCGAGTGCAGGATACAAACGACAACGCACCCAAGTTTGATCAGGAAAGCTATACAATTAATGTCACAGAGAACTCCCCTATAGGAAGCCTCGTCGTTAAATTAAATGCAACTGACTTAGATGAAGGCTCTAACTCAGATATAGCATACTCTTTCGGCCTATACACTTCGGAAAAAGCTCAAGAAGCTTTTAGTTTAAGTCCAAACACTGGTGAAATAAGAGTTAAAGAAACGATTAATTATGAGGATTTCCGAATTTATAACATGGAGATTATAGCAAAGGATAAGGGCACTAATTCATTATCAGGACAATGTAAAATAACCATTATGATTACAGACATGAATGACAATCATCCAGAAATTTCAGTGCGATCTTTTTCAAATCCGGTTAAAGAAGACATCGCTGTAGGTACAGTTATTGCAGTGATTAGTGTAAGTGACAAAGACTCAGGTGAAAATGGCCAAACTGATGTTCATATACCTGAAAATTTACCTTTTGCACTAAAAGAATCATCCGAGAATTATTACGAGATCGAGGTATCTGAACCACTGGACCGTGAAAAAGTAGCAGAATATGACATCACATTTACCGTTACTGACCGAGGAAACCCTCCGTTATCTGATAATGAAACTGTAACTTTAGAATTGTTGGACGTTAATGACAACGTGCCACAGTTTCCACAATCGTTTTATACCATAAAGGTTGTGGAAAACAATCCACCCGGAGCTTTACTGAGTTCCCTCACCGCTCATGACCCAGATCTCCATGAAAATCAGTATCTCGTTTATTTcataatagaaaaagaaattgtAAATACGTCTATGTCCATGCTGTTTTCTATTAATCCAGAGAACGGTAATCTTTACGCACTAAAGACGTTTGACTATGAGATAGAGAAGGAGTTTCTTTTTCATATTGAGGCCAGAGATTCTGGTGTTCCTCCACTCAGCAGTAACGTAACTGTTCACATTATTATCATGGACCAGAACGACAACACTCCGGTTATAGTGTCTCCATGGCGCGCGCATGGCTCAGTGGTTGAGGAAAAAATACCGAGATCCACTGATAAAGGAACTCTGATAGCCAAAGTAATTGCTATAGACACTGACTCAGTGCACAACTCCAGGATTACTTATCAATTTCTACAGAACACTGATGCTACATTATTCAGCCTGGACCAGTACAATGGAGAGATCCGGACCACAAGAAtgttcagttacagagactcacgcCACCAGCGGCTGGTGCTGATCGCCAAGGATAACGGAGAGCCCTCTCTCTCATCTACACTCACCATCAAACTGTCCACAGTGGAGACTGCACTGAAAAGCTATGCTGACATGACTGAAGTGCCTTTAGAATATGACATCTTTTCAGATTTAAACCTGTATCTGGTAATTGGACTGGGTTCAGTTTCATTCCTGTTACTCATCACTATATTGGTGACCATCGTACTGAAATGTCAGAAGCCGAAGGCCAGTAAAGGTGCTCCTCCCTGTAGGAACAGTGTGATCAGTGAGAGGAACTCTACCGTCGCAGACTCCACTCTGGTCTCCAATGATGCCTACTGGTACAGTTTATTTCTAGCAGAGACCAGAAAAGGAAAGCTGGTAGTTAGACAACCTGTGCCAAAGGGGTCTAGATACATTGTGTCCAGTATACCGAGGAGCACAGGACTGACTGAGACTAGTGACTCAGCTGCATCTACTTTACAG
- the pcdhb gene encoding protocadherin alpha-C2, which produces MMKTTGNVSWVTLFFVFSTTWREALSVTRYSIAEEMDRGSVVANLASDLGLDVNGLAQREVKLDTAHKKYLEVNKKTGELYIAEKMDRESLCQGKTSCFIKLDLIIKNPLRIFNIELEITDINDNAPHFRMDRVELDVSESASPGEKFSLPNAHDPDVGTNTVKSYKISESNHFTLDIHSGSDTKYVDLVLIKALDREAQPIHNLILTAVDGGVPARSGTANIIVRVQDTNDNAPKFDRSQYTIKMNENSPIGTLVTKLNATDTDEGSNAEITYSFTLYTSEKTQDMFNLNSKTGEITVKGTIDFEDMKIFEMYIEAKDNGPIPLSSQCRITVDIMDMNDNYPEITIKSLKNTVKEDTPVGTVIALVGVSDRDTGDNGKVYLTINKNIPFTLNKSSEYHYELLISETLDRELTPEYEISLLVTDKGNPPLSDNETIIVHLLDVNDNAPQFPQSFYKISAMENNPPGAMLSSITAHDPDLHENQYLVYFIIEREIANTSMSMLFSINPENGNLYALKTFDYEMEKEFLFHIEARDSGVPPLSSNVTVHIIIMDQNDNTPVIVSPWRAHGSVVEDKIPRSTDKGTLIAKVIAIDTDSVHNSRITYQFLQNTDATLFSLDQYNGEIRTTRMFSYRDSRHQRLVVIAKDNGEPSLSATVTIKLSTVETALKSYADMTEVPLEYDIFSDLNLYLVIGLGSVSFLLLITILVTIVLKCQKPKASKGAPPCRNSVISERNSTIADSTLVSNDAYWYSLFLAETRKGKLVVRQPVPKGSRYFVSSIPRSTGLTETSDSAASTLQVRQQIST; this is translated from the coding sequence ATGATGAAGACAACAGGAAATGTCAGCTGGGTAACgcttttctttgtattttccACCACATGGAGGGAGGCTTTGTCTGTCACACGTTATTCAATAGCGGAGGAGATGGATCGCGGATCTGTTGTTGCAAATCTGGCGTCTGATTTAGGACTAGATGTTAACGGACTAGCACAAAGAGAGGTAAAGCTCGACACTgctcataaaaaatatttagaagtaaataaaaaaacaggtgaACTTTATATAGCTGAAAAAATGGATCGAGAGTCCCTGTGCCAAGGTAAAACATCATGTTTTATCAAACTGGATTTGATCATAAAAAACCCATTACGTATTTTTAACATTGAATTAGAAATCACAGATATCAATGATAACGCGCCACATTTTAGAATGGATAGGGTCGAACTGGATGTCTCTGAGTCTGCATCACCAGGTGAAAAATTTTCATTACCCAATGCACATGACCCTGATGTAGGGACTAACACTGTAAAATCTTACAAAATCAGCGAAAGTAATCATTTTACATTAGATATTCATTCTGGTAGTGATACAAAATATGTCGACTTGGTTCTTATTAAAGCATTAGACCGGGAAGCACAGCCTATTCATAACCTCATTCTTACTGCTGTAGATGGCGGTGTCCCGGCACGCTCCGGAACTGCCAATATTATTGTCCGTGTACAAGATACAAACGACAACGCCCCTAAATTTGACCgctcacaatacacaataaaaatgaatgagaaTTCACCGATTGGAACTCTTGTAACTAAACTAAACGCAACTGATACTGATGAAGGCTCAAACGCAGAAATAACGTATTCATTTACGCTTTACACCTCAGAAAAAACTCAAGATATGTTCAATTTGAATTCAAAAACTGGCGAAATAACCGTTAAAGGCACTATAGATTTCGAAGACATGAAAATATTTGAGATGTATATAGAAGCAAAAGATAACGGCCCTATTCCGCTCTCCAGTCAGTGCAGAATAACAGTGGATATTATGGATATGAACGATAATTATCCAGAGATAACCATTAAATCACTGAAAAACACTGTGAAAGAGGACACTCCTGTTGGCACAGTCATAGCCCTTGTAGGTGTAAGCGACAGAGACACGGGTGATAATGGCAAAGTTTATctcacaataaacaaaaacataccatttactttaaataaatcatctgAATATCACTACGAACTACTAATCTCAGAAACATTAGATCGAGAATTAACCCCAGAATATGAAATTTCGTTATTAGTGACAGACAAAGGAAATCCGCCTCTGTCTGACAATGAAACAATAATAGTGCATTTACTGGACGTTAATGATAACGCACCTCAGTTCCCACAGAGTTTCTATAAGATATCTGCCATGGAAAATAATCCTCCCGGTGCGATGCTGAGCTCTATAACTGCCCATGACCCAGATTTACATGAAAATCAGTATCTCGTTTATTTCAtaatagaaagagaaatagcAAACACCTCCATGTCTATGCTGTTCTCTATTAATCCAGAGAACGGAAACCTTTACGCACTAAAGACATTTGATTATGAAATGGAGAAAGAGTTTCTATTTCATATTGAGGCCAGAGATTCTGGTGTTCCTCCACTCAGCAGTAACGTAACTGTTCACATTATTATCATGGACCAGAACGACAACACTCCTGTTATAGTGTCTCCATGGCGCGCGCATGGCTCAGTGGTTGAGGACAAAATACCGAGATCCACCGATAAAGGAACTCTGATAGCCAAAGTAATTGCTATAGACACTGACTCAGTGCACAACTCTCGCATTACATACCAGTTTCTTCAGAACACTGATGCTACATTATTCAGTTTGGACCAGTACAATGGAGAGATCCGGACCACGAGAAtgttcagttacagagactcacgcCACCAGCGGCTGGTGGTGATCGCTAAGGATAACGGAgagccctctctctctgctacaGTTACCATCAAACTGTCCACAGTGGAGACTGCACTGAAAAGCTATGCAGACATGACTGAAGTGCCtttagaatatgacatattttcagatTTAAACCTGTATCTGGTAATTGGACTTGGTTCAGTGTCATTCCTGTTACTGATCACCATATTAGTGACCATTGTGCTGAAGTGTCAGAAACCGAAGGCCAGTAAAGGTGCTCCTCCCTGTAGGAATAGTGTGATCAGTGAGAGGAACTCTACCATCGCAGATTCCACTTTGGTCTCCAACGATGCCTACTGGTACAGTTTATTTCTAGCAGAGACCAGAAAAGGAAAGCTGGTAGTTAGACAACCTGTGCCAAAGGGGTCAAGATACTTTGTGTCCAGTATACCGAGAAGCACAGGACTGACTGAGACAAGTGACTCAGCTGCATCTACTCTACAGGTAAGGCAGCAAATATCAACATGA